Genomic DNA from Theobroma cacao cultivar B97-61/B2 chromosome 3, Criollo_cocoa_genome_V2, whole genome shotgun sequence:
TCTGCAAACAAGATAGAACCAAAATGAATACTTGATATATATACGCGATGGAGACTTCAATAGTTTTGATAACCAAAAATGGATTGATTGCAGGCTGagtgattttaatttcattgtctGTTCTTTTGTGCAGGCTAGCTGAATATGCTAAATTAATAGAAAGCTTCTACTTTCTACATGTATACCATTCCACTAATACAATTTGAATCAGCAAATATGTAGAATGAAAATCCATGTAAAGGACATGAACTGCCAAATTGCTTCCCTTGGTTCTTAAGTCCATGCTTTTAAACTAAGTGCAACTTTAATTTAAGGTATGTGCCCTAGAATATTTGATGGATCTACTTAATCATGAGACACTCCAACCCCTACAATCTATAGAAGACTGGAATTAATCCCAAAAGGCAAAAACCAGAGTTAAAATTTTGGGAGAAACGAATTAAGTAGACAGATATACCTCGGGAATTTGCTATTCTTAACTGTTTTTTGCCCATATTTCCTCCATCGATACCCATCATCGAGTATATCAACCTGGCTCCTTGTTTGGAACGCATATTTGTGCTTCCTCATCCCCTTATTGTCTCCTTTCTTCCCTACTTTGACCTCACTTTCTGATGATACGTCCTTGACATCCAAATCTTCACATTGATTTCCCACTTTTGTTGCAGTAATTGTATCGTTGCCTTGCAAATAACTTCGATGATTTGTCATGGTTAGCAAGGAAGGGGAGGCTGAAGATCCATCCGGGAAAAGTATGTGGTAATTCTCCATGGTAATAAAggatgaaggaaaaaaaaaatataaagctGATATTTAAGATAAGAGATGCATAGAGAGAGAAGTTTAAATAAgaatgtgtgtatatatatattacagaaaaaaaatagaaaaggaaaTAGTTAGAAAAACAGGTGGGCTGCGTAATGGCCAACGTCCAAAGTCACTGAAAACAGAGAAAAAATTGATGCATGGAGGCTTTGTTGTTCATGGATCCACCTCCCTCAGGAGGAAAGAAACTTGAGTCGTGTACGCCACGTAACATAACTTGATGAGAATATTTGGCCAAAAATAAGCTCATGATAGTACATAGCATGCTAAATGTTAATAAGATTGCAAGTTTCTGATGTACATCgtgagaaaaatgaaaatgatgtaagttgaaaatatttatacgagatatttgaatattcaatttaataataaataaatgtatgactaatttaaattttatcttagtgattaacaaataattatttaaggttataaatttatgtatttcaaattttatatatataataataaaaataataaaaattaaaaaaaattaaagagtgACCACCGCCACTATCTCGACGTACTAcattatatattgttttatacaAAAAGTtccattcaaattttttttcaaaatatatatgtagagGCCTATGCATAAATTGTTAAAGCAATTAGcttcaattataatataaaaaatacatgCTTAAGATTAAATTTAAGGTAAAATACTCAAACacttttaagttttgattaaaattatacaaaatttattaattttcaaaatagacAATCCgacaaaaaaatattcttatcGGACACATAAATCTTGTCGTTAATCAACCGTTAATATTTCTGTTATTTTAATGACgtagtaatatttttaagataattttattttttattaatttaaaaaattattattaaataaattataatttttattttttaaaaaaaaaaattcaactactTGCAGCCGGAGATCGGGCTCCCCAATGCTCCCTTAGGGAGCCCAATCAAGGCTCCTAAGGGAGCACCAGATCCGGTGTTCCCTTAACAGCTCTTGTGCTCCGTTGGGGAGCCCAATTTGGGGTTCCCTTGAAGAGCCCATGCTCCACTGATTTAGTGCTCTCCGGGAGAgcgtgtggtggagataactGGTCGACCGATGCAAAGGAATTTCAACGACCGacttgagaaaaaaataataaaaaaattattttaaatattttatatctaaTATTAACAtcttttagatgtttaaaacgaaatattcattttgaaaattaatagactttcatataattttgatcaaaatttaaaatatacgagtattttatctttaaatttatttattttgaataattaaaaagaaaactcaagcaTAAATGACAAGTTTAGGGTTGAACCGTGATGGGGCTATTGTTGACTGAGGGTTATAAGAATTTGCTGTTACAATGTTATTGGCCAAAGTGGGCAAGTCTTGTTTCAAACAATTAGGCGATGATATGATTCTAGACTTGGTAGTAACTTTAAAGATTGGACGGCGGCCCGTATAGTTTGAAGTGATATGAAATAAAACGTAATGCTCCGCGTCAGATTAGACTTTTTGGGAAGCTTCATTGCATATTTGGTaaagacaaaataaaagttttcttCGGCCAAACTTACTCGCATAGCTGGGCTCACCCACATTCAATTACCTATTACTTAATACTTAATCTACATTTGCATAAGGTAAATAATGAGTAAATACGAGAAAATGTAACATCAATTCAACATATAATCCTTCTTTTTGACCTTTTGTTTGGGAACTTAATTTCTTTCACCATTTGATGAATGGAAAgtaattttacctttactcgaatagaaaaaagaaactattGAAAGATATCCAAGTTATGGAATGAACTGGTTGGTATACCTTTGCTATTTAGAGCTTAGTTAAGGTtttgcttgattattttcttttttttgttgtttcttacttgtgaaaataaaaaagcaaaCACTACCTATGGACGTAAAAGTAAGaataattaattcattaattaattaaaataaaatataaattcccTATCTAAATTCATGATTTTACGTTATCAAGGAAACCATGattatgtaaataaaaaaattacaatattagTTTTATGAGTTGAGTTTCTCTCAAAGTATGGATGTTAatggatattttataataaaataccTTGTATTACTcaattcaattaaataaaattagaatatcCTATAATTAGTTTTGAATAGTAAAATTATTACCCATCGCAGGTTCAAATAGTGATCATAAGGTACCCACTACCTAAACTTGATTATAAATAATGATTTTTAACTgtagtttttaattttctatatattatatttgtttataattttcttataattaatataatatttattaaaatttattaattgtcctaaatatgattttaatttttaatttttttataaattcactttaacttttattaataataatatatataaatttattttagttaaatatttaacaaTTACGATATTTAACGAGTAATgctattttattataattttaaataacagTTCAAAAATCTAATCGAGTATTTATAAAATACAGATATACTATGAAATAATAAGATTCGAATTAAGatatctaaaaaataataataatatattaccCAATGACATCTCCATGCGAAGGTAAAATGCTATGGCATCACCAAAAATTTTGTTAGAGTGACAACAAAGGGACCGTATTTGTTCTTGACTTGTTTGGCGAGTTTCAACGCAGCATTGCTGCGCAGTCCTGAATTCTTGCATTCTTAATGTCGGACAACAGTCTGGAAAATCATGGCCATTTGATGAGCCGAGTATGGTTAATCTTGATGGTTTTGGAGCAAAATTAACATGTACAAGGTTCGGCTGGAGATTGAAGTTTCCAAGTTTGATAGTCATAGGTGCGTCTCTGGTTTCCCCTACCCAAGGAGAAGGACTTGCAAATAATTCAAGTCAATAGTCTACTAAAGGGTTAGAAGCAGAGCTTGTAAACCATCAACATTGTCAAATCGTGTATGGTAATGGCAACCCAAGGATGGTCTTAGGATAACAggaaagaattaaattaacatAGACTTGGCATTGAAATCAAAATGAAGGCATTGGGCAAGTGTTGATGATGAGGAATGATTAGTCCATGTAAGCTACAATGTGGTCACCTAAGCCCACTAACTTTTAGCACTTTAGCACCTTAAACTATGCAACTAATTTGACTGGCAACAGAGCGAAATCCGTATCCCCCCagaaaaatttttcaatgtgCCAACCGGAAATGGCTCCCCgctaaaacaaaacaaaaactttaATTGAAACAGCTGGAACGAAGCAAGTTTTTCTCGAGAAAacgaaaaaaatatatgaaaattagCTCCTAGATACTCGGACCCCAGAGGCTCCACAAACGAGAGTTGAATAAGCCCACCACGTCCGGTAAAACCTTCCTGGCCAAACCCTTGTGGCTAACTCCAGTTGCTACAGTCACCACCCCCATTTCCAGGTTTCCAGTCACCTCATCACCCACATTCCCTTCTCCTTCATGTTCACTGCCACCCGGCCCACCCCCATTTTCAGCCTCCGCCAAGGCCTCATTTTCAACCATCGATATTTCACTGTCTTGGGACTGCTCTCTGTGCAATGCATTAACAGTTACCACATTGGATTCATAGATGCTCAAGATTTCCTTGTCTTTCTTCCTGGCTGCTTTACAGTGTTTCTTGGAGACCTCATCTTGCAGCAAATGGTCCTCAAAGGCTTCAATGACTTGATGAATTAGGTCCCTGTTGGGTGAAGAATCCCATCTGTGCCAAAACCTGGTGTAACAATCGAAGCACCCACATTGAAAAAGAGGggcttttcctttcttgcACTTGCTCTTGGATTGATGGTTGAAGGTAGACGGATTTGTGGTGGAAATAATGGACCTTGTTATCATGTAAGCCAAGACTTCTTGGTCTTGTGGTGGGAGAGCTAGAGCTAGAGTTAGAATTGCTACCGGGAGAACCTTCAACACAGAGTTAGGATCTCTATAACAAACTGGAGAGGAAGGTGAGGATAGAGGAGGGTACACACCGCCTTTCTTCTTGACCTTCATTTTAggcttctctctctcttcagACTTCAAagcttttccctttcttcttgaaatttaTTCTAGGGGGTCTTTTCTTGTTCTGTCTCGACTTCAAGAGAAGCGTCTCATTGTTGAAGAAGAGGTCAAGGGTGGGGTGGTTTCGGAttggggagagagagagagagagaggcacTGTTGTTTCTCGGAGAGGTAAAAGCTCAAGGCTTTTTTGACATCAAAACTGTAGCAAAtggcttttctttcttttgggttCGTACCACGCTTAGCAGCTATTTCAGGTCTGTCAATGGACTGCAGCTTTGCCTTTTCAGGCCTTTACGGTCACCACTTTAACAATCTCGGAGACTGTTAACCCCAGactttaatataataataataataattttctttttattatactgtaatagatttttttaatatttagtcaaaaaatatttgtatatatacctctattttaatttgtataaGACAACAATTTAACcctaaatttatttcattaacATGAAATCAACTTAATAACTTTAGggcttgtttctctttttctctttcgcACCCTCGCTGCGCCCCATACAGAATTATCATCTATTAGTTCCACCAAGTACCTAACTCTTACGTCTCCTGTTACACCTAAGATATGACAATGAATATCTAATTATCATATATCAAAACTATCCACCCTgatacttaaaaatttaagtcTTTTATATTTGGGTTCGAGAAGAGCTCGAGTAGAGAATTCATTATCCATTTTGGATTCTGAGTAAAGTGTATGTATAAGCTTTTGCACACTTAGTATTTGaattcaattatatttttttactgaGTAGTATAAAGCAATTAAACCCAATACCTCTTTAGAAAGTATATATGGTTGAAACATTTTAATAGtgaattatatttaattgttcTGCCATTTAATCCTAAAATCCAGCAAAGTAAATATAGTTTCTGCCCTAACACAAAAACTATCAAAGCCAAACTTGAACTTCCTCCAAAAACGAGaagaatagttttgaaatcTTTTGATTATTCAGAATCTTATGAGGATTCGAAATTGTAGTTTGTCAATGATGTTAGCCAAGTGGTAGTTTTCAAAAGTTAATTTAAAGTGAATATTTCTCATCATCTTCTATGTGCTTAATAGAAGAGTCTCTTGTTTACATTAATTGAAAGTTTGTCTTACTGAAATTTGCTGTTGGATTCTATGAAAGAGGATTTTACTGATTTGTaggggaaaaagaataaaccaAAATCAAAAGTTGACTTCTGAACAGATATTGAGAAAgattaagaagaaaagggaCTTTCTTTGATGAGTTTTGGGGGTAATATGGTGGGTTTTGGTGATAACAATTTTTAGTCAAGGTTACTACGTATTCGTTTTAGGTATTTAACGGATTcaagtagtttttatttattttggataataatttttgtttctcaCTTTTCTCTAAAAGTTAAGTAGAATGTCATGATTACGATTACCTAGgaaattatttggttgaaatttttattgaaagatCTAGATATTCTTTCCATTAAGCCAGTCCCCTTGTCTTGTGATTAACATGAATCCTTTTACTTAGTAGCTTATTCAGTCTACTATGAGAGCACTAAACGCCTTGAAGTTGATTGCTATGTAGTTCATTGAGAAACTCCAAGCTAACATCTTTCTTCCTCATCCCATTTTCACCCCAAACCAACTTATTCATGACTTAATCGCCAAACCCCTTGGCAAAgtatgttttcattttttttataagccAAGTTAGGCATTCAAATCTTAATACCCCAACTTAAGGAGAGTATTAGAacaatattttactttattagATCTCAGCAtatttttacaattatttCAATACATTTTTCatacatgtttttatttaggAACTCTTTGGTCAAATTATGTATTTAGTTTTTCTATTCTATCAAAATGTTAGATTTAACCCTTATCCTATAAGTCGTTTAAATCAATTCTTtgtgttttcaaattttgttaatattaGTCTAATCATTAATACAATCAAGTTTTCTCCGTTAAAGTTGTTGACGTGACATTGAACATGTTAATGTAGCATTGATCGATGttggtttgaaatttttgagattttaatggtcaaaatttaaatttagattttatactatattttataaaaggaTATTGGATTTAGTCCCTCTATTATTATAATTCGTATGAATCAAATTCgtgtattttcaaaacttattaATACCAGTCCAATCATTAACACCATTAAATCTTGATGAtgtgaaatttttaaagattttaaaaattagaaaatgtgacttgatttttaaaaGGTCACGTTGCTAACCAAACTgttaaaaacccaaaatcaaCACAAACTAGTTTTAATGTCTAgtgaattgttttgttttgagtattagataagaataaaatacGTATTCAACATAATTGGTTTCAATGTCTAATAAGTCATATGATATGAGAAAATAACGCATTATCATGGAAATCGTTATTATGAGATGTAAAAGAATGGAGCGTTGCCGATTATACGTGAGTCCACAATCAACGTTGAACTCATGAGTTATGCCTGTCATCATTCATAACCGGCTTATGATTTGGGTTTTGTTACTTCAAAAATTGCAAATGGATCCCTTTATCATGGTTGTCCATTAGCCTAGTGGAAACCCTGCCTATTCTAAACAACCGGTCAAGAGATTTGAGTGCCATTACGGTCTCTCCTTGAGGCCCTAGCCTCCAGTTCCAGCTTCAGCCCACGCTCCATAATATTCCAGCGTGCAGCAGACCAAAAACCCAGCCCACAACGGAAGCAACTATATTTTCTGGGCTATGGCCCCTGTCATGTGCTTGAATGCCTAGTGTTTTTCGTTTGGAAAGACGATGCAGGTGCATTACTTACGACGATTTGCTATTTCCTGAAATCAACTAACTCTATATAGAAAGACTCGATGTTAATGAGTGGTAGTTatctatttttcttgaaatttcatttATGGTAAATACATGAAGTCAGagacaaaattttgaaacaataaACAGCTCGtcaataattattatgacaaATGTCTTTCAAGCTTTAAATTTATGTGCAACACATGTATTTGTGAGTATTTGACCCCTGGAGACATTTGACCTAATTAATATTGCTCTTTTTATCTTCGTACTTCTGACAACAAATACCAGGCATATCAGAGGTAGATAAACACTTCTGCCTGTTTATAGTTCCTTTCAACGAATGGGTCCCTCCATACTATGGGTGTAGCAAGAACATGCCAAATTACACACTTCTATCTCGCAAGGCACATCGGTTGGTACAGATGCAAGTGTCACATCCTTTTACTTTTACCCTTTCGTGATTCCGAGCATCTGAAGCAAGAGGCACGACGCAACAGAATGGCGATGCATGTATAGACGGGGGGCCTTAAGAAAGCTTGCCATGAGTCCCATGCCGCGCCATATCGGGGTTGGACTGGTTGGTGCATGCCTGGGGGCTACCTTTGCCAGTGAGGGCTCCACATAAACATCGTCACATGCATGGccaatcaaataattttaccTTGGTATGTTAGGCTTTTTACAGACAATGAGTGACGCTTGAGCCTCTTTGGATCATATGATTAGTACGGCCATTATCttactctcttttttttttttaaaaaaaaagaatttgtttCCAGTTGATTGCTTTCTCCTGTCTGAGATGGGCAAATCCCCGTTGTTCCAGAGTCTCCCTTAGGTCTTTGCATGAAAGCAAGAAATGGCCAAACAGAGGAATGTAGTGCGACAAAGCCTCATGTCACTTTCGGTGTATTTGAGATAATTTCATTATAGAGAGACGCCTGGTCTtgtgattatttttattattattatttttcactCCTTTGTTTCTCCCCTCCCCTCCTTTGGTTGGTTGTTTTTGTTGCTTGAAGGAAGTGTTTTTAATTTGTGGTTACCTTGCATTTGTCGACTTGTCCTTCAAAGATTGAAAGAGTACTTTTTTTCTCAatgttattaataaaatttgggAGATATTCCTATTCTGCATAAACTGTTCTTGGCATTTTCAGAAGGGGTAACTCCAACTTTTCATCGGATCATCACCGATACCTACACAGcgattaaatatttttgacaATGATTCACATTCAAGGAAACAAATGGTATGACTCAGCTCAACAATGTGACTCGCGACAATTATTTTGGTTGAACTATACAAAGCTGAGACGAATCTAATCttatccttttcttccttggttgtttgataagaaaacaaacgtcattatttttttccaaCTACTAGACTGCTTTAAAACTTGAAACCAACCGCCACGAATTGCATGTTCTGTTCTTCGATTAATCTAATCTAacattgtttgattttgattagTGCTGTTTGCCATAAAGGTTCCAAACCCCACTTTCTTTTGGCGATGCTCTGTTTGAATGGGGTACATGGGCCAAGGAAATGGACATAAAGGGAAAAATATGACTGGTTTCTGGCAGTCAAAATTGGGGCCTCTTAGCCCAAAACAGGGGCCCAATGAGGCTACTACAAAATCTTTTTGCCCTCTAGAATCTAGATAGTTAAGCTTTTACGATTTTGGAGGAAGATCAAAGTTAGCTCAAATGATCCCAACtctttgtaaaaataattggGGGGTTAGTAGACGGTTTTGCAACACTCCACGTGtagaaaatttaattcaagaatttgatgatttaaCAGATCATCGCAAAGTTATATAACCTCCTTTGTCGAATTGTTCTCCAGTCACGAGCTTTCCCAACGACAAACCCTTTGGCAAACATTAGCATGCCGAAAGGCACTACCTGACTTGGAACCTTTCTATGGGTTTCGAGGGCATTATGCCAAGCGTCAAGAATTCAGGTGAGGAAAGGAAATGTCATCTGGTACGCCGTACGTGGcatttaaacattccattaaGAAGACCATAATGTGTTGCCTTGAGAAGGAATTAAGTTGTCTGGATACTTCGGATTAAGCAGAAGAAAAGTAATGCGGTGTTTGATTTCTTCTTGCCCGGAATTGGACACAATCAAATGGAAAAGTCAATCCCGTAAACGGGCTCATGCAAATGTGGGTCGGTCTGGAAGCCGTATGCCCTGTTGATGAGAGGGATGGATCATCACAGGATTTGGGACACGATGGATGTCTTCCCTTCCTGTTACCTTTTTTTCATATAGTACTTGGCTGTAATCATAACAAAAATGATAACGATAATAACAGTGTTGAAGATCTGATTCCCAATCTGGATGAATATGTGGCGGGAACCAACTGGAAATTGAAAGTTGAAGAAAGTTCTTAATACGAGATCATTTTAGCTGCTGGTTGACTAAATGTTAAGGAGTCTTGTCGTTTTAGATTTTTATACTTGATATGGTAAAAATGGTGAATGTATGTgtcatttcatttctttaatgCTTAAATTGCACAACGCTCTCTTGTCTCGTTTaaatcttgttattttattcttcCTTGTACGCATTATAGTGCAGTCGTTTAGAATCTTCTTGTTATACGCTTAACAGCCATGTCTGCTGAATCTAAGGATCATAAATACAAATATGCAACCGTTATTCCTTGGTTGCTTGTGATTCTCTGCTATAcagctttcatttcattttttccttcCTCTGTTCTCCAagtattcttatatttttccAGAATTAGTCTTTCACAAATCTTCTACAAACAGCAACCAATGCATGTGCTATTAGTCACGGCTTCAATGAGAAGTTTTCCTTAAAACATTTGGTGATCACAAGTGGTTCACAAGGCAAAGGCTTAGTGGGGTAGTTGCTGTTGCTCTGTTGCCACAgtgttttttcaatttgtttcTGCCATTGTCATTATTGAGTCTCGCTGAATCCCACTGATAGATTATATGCATAATGGTTAGTTGAATCAGGAAATTAGTGCTAAACTCAGTCTAAGATGGTTCATGACCTGTTTAAATAATTCCAGAAAAGAAAGCTCGTGACTGCTCCAATAGACTAAAGGCCATAGcagattttgattttgtggTGGAGGTCCCGGAGGACAGGGACCTCTACTCTAGTTAGGTCCATTCGGAGATATCCTGTTAAAAAAGCCAATGACCTATGGCGATTTGTGACACAGGTCTTACCCCAGAATGGGAACAACTACTTTCTACCATTGTTGTAAAGGTGCAATAATCACGCTTGcattattaattgattttccTGGGATGCCATTCTTCGGATGTTTGAGCTCTTTCCAGGCAATCAAGGCAAAGAAGAAATTAGTTTAGACTTCAGATCTTTTTGCAGGTTCAGTGGCAAAACCGTAAAATGAAACGTCCATGGTACTTGTAATTACTTCCTGTCACCGATAAATCTTGCAAAATTATCCTAGACCGAGGGAAATCATTCCCTGTTATAACTCTGTTTGTACTACAAGATTTGGTAGTGGGGGACAGTAATTTATCTAGAAAGCAACTCAACACTGTACCTAACTTCAATAATTTTCCATAAAGGAATCTGGGtctttctatttcatttcctttcttatttctaTACAGTATAACAGCCATGGTTAAAAGGCGTACAATGAAATGTAAACTTGATTTGACATTAACTTTACGTCACATGCCAAGAATATTTTACCCTCTTTTACTGTATATTAGTAAATCAACCAATGAACTTAATCTTCTCTGTATCTTAAAGAAGGGAAATTTGTCCTCTCGGTGAGtttctttttatcattttgcAAGAGTTAATTACACTGTCTTTAATTCAGGCTAAAGCTAACCATGATGTGAGACCatattctttatttctttaccCAAAGAGTACAGTTCACATTGTTTTGTCTTGTTTGCTGGCAGTGAGGCTGCTTTAAGCTGCACTAATAAATTTATGGAAACAGGCAGCTTGACTCAGCTGCCTGTAACTAGCTGGCTGCTAATATCCAGCAACACCTTCCtgataaaatgataattggtCTTGGTTTGATCACGCAGGTGAAGAAGCTGTGCTTTTACAGCTGCCAAACCAATATgtaaaaacatcaaattagCTTTCTGATTCAAGCATCTTGGCTTGGTGTGGCACAGCTAAAAGTACTGGTTTCTTTTCTTCGTTAAATTCAAGCTAATAATTCTGTTCATCTTGGTATCATGGATTTGAGGACAATTTTTAACACATTGCATCAGACTGATCCAAGAATCTGTCTTGTTTATAAAAAGAGTTGAGTCATGATGAAATGATCACGATCACATAACCTAAGCATTAACCAACAATGTGCTATTCAAGTAAATTAGTTGATACTTATTGGCGAATGATTCTTGAGTTTGATAGTTGAAGATGTTGGTGTGGCATCTGGATACAGTTAAATTCCGCTCTTATCATCAAAGATAGTGActtccaaaaaacaaaaaaaagttaaaaccaCTTTCCAATATTATCTGCCTAATAAGTGGTTGTTCATCATTAATGCATCAAGAAAGGATTAATATTAGAAACTGTGTCTCTCTAATGACTGtttccttaaaaatcaacACATATATTTTACCTTACCGGAGACAGTAGAGTCTTTtttgaataatgaaaatatcTCCTCCCTCCACCATCCAAGCTCTAATATTCAACATATAGAGAATTACTCATCTAATTCTGATCTTTAATATCACATTGAGTCAAATCAAAGTCATGTCTCATCGTCATCCAAACACACAGCCCCCTCTTATCTTATGAATCAGAGCCAACAATGTCAGTTCCATATACAAAGCAACGTTTTGTGGCT
This window encodes:
- the LOC18605132 gene encoding uncharacterized protein LOC18605132 encodes the protein MKVKKKGGVYPPLSSPSSPVCYRDPNSVLKVLPVAILTLALALPPQDQEVLAYMITRSIISTTNPSTFNHQSKSKCKKGKAPLFQCGCFDCYTRFWHRWDSSPNRDLIHQVIEAFEDHLLQDEVSKKHCKAARKKDKEILSIYESNVVTVNALHREQSQDSEISMVENEALAEAENGGGPGGSEHEGEGNVGDEVTGNLEMGVVTVATGVSHKGLARKVLPDVVGLFNSRLWSLWGPSI
- the LOC18605131 gene encoding probable WRKY transcription factor 43, with translation MENYHILFPDGSSASPSLLTMTNHRSYLQGNDTITATKVGNQCEDLDVKDVSSESEVKVGKKGDNKGMRKHKYAFQTRSQVDILDDGYRWRKYGQKTVKNSKFPRSYYRCTHKECNVKKQVQRSSKDDEIVVTTYEGIHTHPVEKFTENFEQILRQMQTYNPL